From Salmo salar chromosome ssa21, Ssal_v3.1, whole genome shotgun sequence:
TGATCTGTTCAAAACAAAGAAAGGACACTAGCACAGCCATCTAATTATTAGGCTACCATCTCAAAACAGGGACTGGAGAAGAGAATGTCATCATCATGCCTATGGAGTCACCCTATTAAGCCCACACTCTAGATAGAAACCCATTCCACGAGAGCAGCCTAAGATAACCTGCTCATTTCCCGCAGCCTCTATCCACACCTGTTCTCCAGAGTTTACATTAACTTCAGAAACCCCGAAGACATCCTACTCTTCAGAGACCGCTTTGATGGCTATGTTTTCATTGACAACAAAGGTACCTTTTTCACGTAGACCTATAATACAAACGTCATGaggcagtttcccagacacaccagtctagtcctggactaaaatgcATTTTTGATGGAGATTCTCTATTGGGCTTGCTTTTTAGTACAGGACTAGGCTTAACCTGTGTCCTGGAAACCTCTCCTAAATATTTCTTATTACCAATGTGTTAGTGCTTAGTAGTTAGTGTTTACACAATGTTATAATGTTTTTCAGCACATGAAAGTAGGTAGTGGTATAGtgctatatatacactgaacaaaaatataaacactgcATGCAACAACTTCAACAGCTTCCAGTGTATTCAAATtgcgcattcaaattgccattgataaaattgtgttcattgtccatagcttatgcctgcccataccataaccccaccgctaccatggtgcactctgttcacaacattgacatcagcaaaccactcgtccACACgacgccatctgcccggtacagttgaaaccatgatatatctgtgaagagcacactactccagtgtgccagtggccatcgaaggtgagcatttgcccactgaagtcggttatgacgccgaactgcagtcaggtcaagaccctggtgacgACGACGAGCATTCAGATGAGCTTCCCttagatggtttctgacagtttgtgcagaaattcttcggttgtgcaaacccacagtttcatcagctgtctgggtgggtgGTGacgtttatggtagagaaattaccattcaattctctgacaacagctctggtggacatttcttcattcagcatgccaattgcacgctccatcaaaacttgagacgtgtgacaaaactgcacattttgtctcaagcacaaggtgcacctgtgtaatgatcatgctgtttaatcagcttcttgatatgccacacctgtcaggtggatggattatcttggcaaaggagaaatgctcacaaacagggatgtaaacacatttttgcaaaacatttgagagaaataagctttttgtgtatgAACATTTAtgcaatcttttatttcagctcataaaacatgggacactttgcatgttgcgttggtatttttgttcagtgtataattcAATAAATATGTTAGGCTATGTGTTTTAACATCCCCAACGGTCAGTTTTCAGTGTTCTGTTGTGATGCTCCATGGGATTTTGTTTATGGTGCTAAGTGACAAacaatgacgtctctctctctctctctctctctctgtaggtgtgtgtgcTCTAATCTTCATGAGACAAGAGGATTATCCTTCTACAGCCACAGGTGCCATGGTAATGGTTTGATCTGTGTCAGGTGTCTGTGTCTAATGATTATCTGTCTCTATGTCAATATTTGCTCAGGCCAGGAGTACCCAGCTGTGGTAGAGTTTGCCCCCTTTCAGAAAGTCTCCAAGAAGAAGCTCAAAAAGAAAGATTCCAAAGCTGGAAGCATTGAAGAAGGTAGGTGCTGGACTTGTCTCTAATCAGAAACTATCCAGACATACAGCTTGGATACCTGATTGTTTCTGCATTCATTGTCAAAACACattgggacagacagagacttgCACCCAAGCTTCCTTTTAAGTGTATAGTATATGTGTTTTCAGACCCCTCATTGTACTTCATGCATTGATTCAGCATCTGCTGAATAACACAAATATAAAATTTAGGCCGTGGATATGGATACAGTGTTTTCGCCCACGCCCCGCCGGAAATCTCTTTCTCAAAGCTAAGGATTCAGATCATGTTCTGCGCATGTGATATTTTACTCACAAATTCGTTTTTCTAACATAGCTGCTGCTCTCACACTCCTTCCTTTACGTTTTGCTCTTTACTCACCTTCTGAACCTGTGACATGGTGAGGTTGGACTCAGGTGCAGAGAATGgaccagacgaggaatcagtggttaacctgttggggctagggggcagtatttgcacggccggataaaaaacgtacccgatttaatctggttactactcctgcccagtacctagaatatgcatataattattggctttggatagaaaacaccctaaagtttctaaaactgtttgaatggtgtctgtgagtataacatataatgtcacataaacccaaaccacagctaaatgcagcactaacctttgatgatcttcatcagatgacaaccctaggacattatgttataaaatgcatgcatgttttgttcaatcaagttcatatttatatcaaaaaccagctttttacattagcatgtgactagcatgtgactagcattcccaccgaacactgccggtgaatttactaaattactcacgataaacgttcacaaaaaacataacaattattttaagaattatagatacagaactcctctatgcactcgctatgtccgattttaaaatagcttttcggtgaaagcacattttgcaatattctcagtagatagcccggcatcacagggctagctatttagacacccagcaagtttagcactcaccaaagtcagatttactagaagaaaaatgttattacctttgctgttcttcgtcagaatgcactcccaggacttctacttcaataacaaatgttggtttggtcccaaataatccattgttatatccaaacagcggtgttttgttcgtgcgttcaagacactatccgaaagggtaaataagggtgacgagcatggcgcatttcgtgacaaaacatttctaaatattccattaccgtacttcgaagcatgtcaaccgctgtttaaaatcaatttttatgcaatttttctcgtaaaaaagcgataatattccgaccgggaaatcgttttttattacaaagagagtttttgtaaaagcatgctatcccctcatgcacgagcctcagtctaatggccctctgatagagcacttgccaaatgcgctaatgtgtttcagcctggggatggaattacatcgttcagctttttcccgccttctgagagcccatgggagccgtaggaagtgtcacgtcatgccagagatcccctgtatttgttagagatgatcaaggagggcaagaaatggtcagacaggccacttcctgtaaggaatcttctcaggttttggcctgccaaatgagttcggttatactcagacaccattcaaacagttttagaaactttagggtgttttctatccaaagccaataattatatgcatattctagttactgggcaggagtagtaaccagattaaatcgggtacgttttttatccggccgtgcaaatactgccccctagccccaacaggttaaaggtcttactcacatcggctgcagatgTTAGTAAGTCCCCCGGAACAGTCCCCAGTCCCctggaacagctgatgttctcatgcatgtttcagtgttacttgcctcgaagcgagcatagaagtaaatttagctcgtctggtaggctcgtgtcactgggcaactcACTTGTCTGACCAcatgcatgatgacgagtttctcacacgactggcctatctgggtgatgttttttctcgcctgaatgatcttaATCTAGGATTACAGAGACTCTCCGGcaaactatattcaatgtgcgggacaaaattgaggctatgattaagaagttggagctctttttcTGTCTGCgttaacacacaggtctttccatcattgtatgatttttttgtgtgcaaatgaactcaagcttacggacaatgtcaaatgtgatatagcgaagcacctgagtgagctgggtgcgatTATTATGCTGGTACTTTCCTttaacggacgacacaaacaactggattcgttatcaaTTTTATGCCCTGCCTCCAATCcatttaccgatatctgaacaagagagcctcatcgaaattgcaacaagcagttctgtgaaaattgtatttaatttaatcagaagccactggcagatttctggatagggcagcACTCAGAGTTCCTTGCTGttaaatcgcgctgttaagacactgatgccctttgcaaccatgtatctatgtgagagtggattctcggccatCACTAGCATGAgtactaaatacaggcacagactgtgtgtggaaaatgatttaagactgagactctctccgatacaacccaacattgcagagttgtgtgcatcctttcaagaacacccttctcattaacctatgGTGAGGTATTCACAATTTTGAATGAAGAAaatggttttatatgtaagatggttaaataaagagcaaaattattgatacttttttattatttgtgccctggtcctataagagctctatgtcacttcccacgagccgggttgtgacaaaaactcacactcattcttatgtttaacaaatgtatcgtatagtgtgtgtgtggcaggcttacaatgatggcaaaaaacaatatttgagagtgtgctgaccctggtgctagaggaagtacgcagctggaggttgaatgtttgaaggggtacgggactataaaaagtttgtcaACCACTGGTGTAGAGAAAGGTGAGGAGACacattaaagaaggatttttaacccttgagacaattaagacatggattgtgtatgtgtgccattcagagggtaaatgtgcaagacaaaagagttaagtgcctttgaacagggtatggtagtaggttggATGGGtaaggtattcttaatgttttgtacactcagtgtatgctgCCGTATAGTGGCAAGAGTAAATAGCTGCATGTAACTCAGCAGCTCAGAAGAGCATGAAGTTGCTAGACTGCCTGTTTGTTGTCAGTATTACAAACATAAGCTTGATAGAAAGTTTGTATGAACATGTCAAGAATGTAGGCCTATTCTGTGTAAAACATGTAAATAGCTGCATGTAGCCTACTTAACCCTGCAAAAAAACATGACATCAAGCTTATGCTTACTGGGGCATGTAATGCAAAGttcgatttttattttatttttgtagtttgttggAAATTGTGCTTATGCTTAATAGCCAGGGTTGGGtatgttactttctaaatgtaatctgttactagttacctgtccaaaattgtaatcagtaacctaacttttggattacccaaactcagtaacgtaatctgattacattcagttacttttagattactttccctttaagaggcattagaagaagacaaaaatgtatgttaccaattgaacaacatcattgcaggataaatcaatgttaaagtttacatagctggccatatatggatgttaaactttatgggttggttatgtaggcttcttctaacccatcgctttctactacatataataatacgattaaattatatctttacattaaaaaccaaagtctatcagaattccagtcatttcaACTCAGGACTTATtaaccagccctactctgttgtttatgattgtgttgccatggaggactgattgggctcattgattcaagttgaaaaataaatgctgcgctcatggaatggcattctttgagcactactgaaaagtgctgtttacatgtgaaaaatgaatgccatatgctgcatttgctgtaGCCCTATTGTTTAACCTTTTTGTTGGTAACACTTTGATaccttgataatatgcagctgtttaaagggtaAATCcatagatgaaacaataacaaaacgggATGCCCCGcatctgttttggtaaaaagctgagggatgggcgtggagaaatgtaaccatatctcatgatatcaaaatgattgttttaaccttgttatgaggctatacagtgtttgtttacatttaacatgtttacaaacattggagaaaaacaagcttatatcaTGGAGTGtggcagttgaactaagctcatgaggcatttataagttatattcttcaagaatcaatggatgtgtgtgtgtatatatatatatatatataagtccaaaaatggatgtagcaactacagattgccccttttaagTCTATTaaaagtgtgcgagtttgagcatgtgtccattaggcctatagaTTTGTtcttttatcagcatgaattagattgagcaattaaAGCCCCACttgtattccataggctgggatctgcacaaagcagctgttgcaagagtgcatttttcactggctgtcctctagtttaaaaaacaatgattgataggcagcttaaagttcttgaattcaaccattattgggttcaaattcacatttagatttgtgaacagccatccacaacaaccacaatccacaaggcacaaatagctaaatgagagagcagcagaagtgattcacatcaatgctctatgtagatatcaataataagtgatatccatatcgctgtagactacaccactgctgtcatcctcacctccaagcgtttattcaagttggataatctttggatgccgacagcagttgcACCATTGGAAGGCATAGATCGGACTGTAGccaacaaaagcctattcctgctcttttcccgcattccatcaaacccatttggtgtgtcatcaaagtggtctctgacttgtggtcagactcactcaggtggaacaaacttgaaCTTGcgtcttttttcaatgctgatttgaatgttattgagaaaacagagaagtgtcgaagatgttttttctcgcaaacatcctttctgaatttaaaagtaatcctcaaagtaatcaaataagaatttgttcttaactgacattcctagttaaataaaggttacatttattatttattttttaaatctagtttttcaaacatatatgtaatctgattactgtctttttgctggtaacgtaacagaTTACGGTTAcagttttttgtaatcccttacatgtaacagaTTACCTGTAATccgttacccccccccccaccctgttAATAGCCTACTGAGGGAATGCAATAGTTAAAACAGTTTTGTATACAATATGATCAAGGAGGGGGGAGCGGCAGCGGAGCACTGAGCACAGCAGCTACGTAGGCAGCAGCGGAGTTGGCACTCAGCAATGTAAAAATGCGCAGAAATATCTGTATTTTTATCTTGGGCAAATTGGGATACAGTGAAGGATAAATGTAGATAAATTCCAATAATATACTTTTCTATTTTGTGAATAGAGATACGCACCTATTACGTCAAATTACCGTATTTACCATTAGCGTGTCCCCACCCAATAACGTTACCGCCTGTCATCTTGAGCTTTAACACTCGATCTTTACCCACCTTTTTCTTTACCACTACATCCTTTTTCAACAAAGTGACTGATTGACGTCCTCCCTCTTCTTGACTCTTCCTTACCCTTCTCCCCCTTGCAGACCCGGAGTACCGGCGGTTTCTGGATAACTACTCCTGTGATGAGGAGAAGTCCATGGCCAACCCTGAAACCCTGCTGGGAGAGATAGAGGCCAAGACAAAGAAACTCATAGGTACtggatcaatcagtcagtcagttagtctgtctATCAACCAATAAGTCAGGCAATCAATCAATCTGACTTTACATTATATCTGATTGAATTTCAGCCAAAAGAACAACACCTCTTCTGGAGTACATCAAGAATAAGAAACTTGAGAAGCACGTAAGTGTAATGTAATAGTTAAAAATAATGCATTTATCGTTTCCCTTTGTGGACTCCTATCCAGATGTAGATCAACTCTCACAATAAGATGCAATTTTTCTGTAGAGgataagagaggagaagagagaggagcgtCGACGCAGGGAGCTGGAGAAGAAacggcagagggaggaggagaagaggaaacggagggaggaggagagacgcaAACGCAAGGAGGCGGATAAACAGAAGAAACTATCGGAGAAGGAGATCAAGATCAAGGTGGTCACTGGTTCTGTTGACACAAAGTTAAAATCAAAGAACATTTGTGACCGACCGGTTCGATtctgtcttatgtagcaaaatgtgatattgtgtttttttacattggataaaagcagagacacagctagaaaatggtatatcatacactacagttgaggaacaatggttaACGTAATTCTGctatgaaagttgataaacttgtaacctcccttttgagaaaatggcccttgaatgttttgtacacctagtggagagctcttctttgtctacacccattcagcgtcgttcacaccctctaaacctttagccccacccatctcttttaaggattcacatgaggccatatactaaacaaccaaagatttcaagactgaaGGCTGGTTTATAGTACGGGTGTGTCGTAAATTTTATCTGGGTTGCCAGAGTGtgctcagagtgcgctctgggtgttcgtaaactcagagcgttgccagattgtccgttcgtaaattcagagtatTTCACTCTCATTCTTGCAGAGCTGGTTATGcttttttatgttatccagagcgttagtgactgcaactgtgctgttggCAACAATTTAAATACGCTTTTTTGCCAAGGTTTGCTGACACActccatattcaacgggtgttgagtgttCTCAAAtcgtcagttattctgtgctctggcacactcagacgagagtgttcTGAAATCGGAGTGGAAAGCCAGAGGGAATTTACCATCTACGTCtatcgagtggcgcagtggtctaaggcagtgcgggctgtgccactagagattctgggttcgagtccaggctctgtcgcagccggccacgactgggagacccatggggcggcgcacaattggcacagcatcgtctgggttaggggagggtttggccagatGTCCTAgttccatcgcgcactagcgactcctgtggcgggccaggtgcagtgcacgctgacacggtcaccaggtgtaccgcgtttcctccgacacattggtgcggctggcttccgggttaagtgggcattgtgtcaagaagcagtgcggcttggttgggttgtgtttcggaggacccacggctctcgaccttcacctctcccgagtccgtacgggagttgcagcgacgagACAAGTCTGTAACTacaaattggataccatgaaattggggagaaaaaggggaaagaaaatatataaaaaatatatatatttttaaaattgtTTGAAGATGTAAAAGAggtgttctctttttgactccgTCTGCATATTTACAATCAAAtggcagaattttctccatctccttagctatcatactctaattccactgatttcaaaactcagtcctccagatgtGGACTGCAACACGTATGTAGTTCTATTATGtgttatctttcaaaaaagccatgtcagaaaggattatctacacatactgaccagctcatgttatagacagaagctggctacatggcagaccaatccctactcatctctcggcatgtccagccttCTCATTGCCTTGGCTAGCGGGAAtgttgctgccttgttatgtggctaaaccaactaagctcgtaatttaacaattgtatttgtatttacagatggcatacacgtttgtcattaaggcacatgaaagtccacatgttccagaaggcatttctgccaaaaaacataTTTAgatcaaaataaaaaaattatgttcAAATGGGTCTCTAGTGGCGTGCGACATACACCTCGTTTTCTGAAACTTGTCCCATTTTGAGTGGTATATGCACATTCACCAAATTTTAAAGCTTTTAGGAAGCCCTTCGTGAGCTACATTTTGTTAGTCGTAACTATTAGTCAGATAGACTGTAATCTCGGTACCCAGAGTTAAGGTTGTGACGAGATTTTATAGTTAGTGACTGTTTTGTTAATAACTGTTGGTAGTTGTTGGGTAGTAAGTGTGTTTTGGGCTTGCCTCAGCTCCTGAAGAAGAGTGACCGGGACGATGATGTGGACTCTGACAGGCTCAAGGACAAAGGAGACAGTGGGGACACAGAGAGGGCCAAGTGGGACAAACCCAGTGGACACATGAAGTCAAAGGAAACCAAGGACCAGTAAGGAGCTTTTAATGCACTATTCATGGTATTTTTGTTTTATATCAGTCTCTGATGCTTTGTTTTTCTCAGTTATGAGAAACCCAAATTGGAGTTAGCTAGTGGTAAAGGACGAGATTTCTTCTATGCCTTACTGTGAGTTTTCTATCCTTATCACAGTGGATGCCACATTTGGCCTTGACCAACCTGGAGCCTTTACAGCTTTATGTGACAAAACCAATGTTTCTAGCCAAGGCCTGGTCATGAGCTGATACCACACTCCTCCAGTGTCATAACTAGGGCTGTTGCGCTGAACTTTTACCGCCACactggcagtcatgagtcatgaccgttgagtcacggtaatctcctcttatgcgCTCAGGTCATGTGTTGGTAGTACCCTAACGAACATTAggtcgctaatggcctggtactcaggggtctattgtccctctaaccactctgacataaATGCAATTGAAAATCACATAACACGTATCATCAAAACAATATCATGCTTtcaaaactcacctcactgtgatgatacatttgaagaaagaagttcaaaagcaggttgaaactgagtggaagACATGGTCGgtcattgtggatgttgtttcaaagcctaacacaacaaaatggacaACGCcatctaaggtgatgattaattaaAAACAACCACAtgcatattagagcttatgcatatGCATAGACTTACGAGGACAAGCTCGAGAAAAAAAACCCAGAATAAAAATAATGATTGtgctgttatacaatacatagcctactgcatattatgcatggcagaaaaacataaaacataaCTGATTTCAaatgtctttggtacataattggtctagcctataggcctactccaAAATGAAACACATTTGAGTAATTGCCTTTGtttggactgtattattatgcaaaCTGGATGGACTGGGTTACCTTATGCTACACTCCAAGATGTATATCCACGAGTCTAGGAGAGAATGTATACCCCTAGGTGATGTTGTTGGTTAATTGATTGTGCAGGGTGGCTTACAATTGTGGTAAATTTGTAtatgattttgaatagcctagtaatagggaattttttatattttcataattaataggctgacaTATTAACGTTACCTTTAGCTACAAAATATCTCACCACCAATCGTTTccatctgctcctctctctcctttttttccTTTCTCAAGCGTGCAGAGGGGATGACAACAGTTTAGTGAAATATGTTTCGTTGTGAAAACATCTTACTATCATTGTTACCGACAGATTTCAtttggtttcccaaattaagcattgggtagctgcaggaatAGAGTtggagcccatggcatacagaaaATCGCCTGTTGTGTAGCGAGAGAATgatcctcaaacagtggttgatatgtggagtgaaataagtgttctatttatttctcagctgctcatattaAGCATAGCTCCCCTACAAAACCGAAGTAACCAAGTAGCCTATCCGGCATAACTGAAAAACGGACCACGGGAAAACGCGCGGCCTCCAATCGCTATTCGAGTGCGGATGACGTGTTTTTCCCCCCTGTCCCTCccaatgggccattctaaattgAGACTAAtttgacatattagtaaagacaagattaaattgagaatagtctgatgggtgaaaatatgatcacttgatgagagaacagctgtgcaACCTGATGCAAGGAACAGAGGGCAAGCTTTTTTTCccgactttctcaaatcatcaatagcctatagtcgcatcatgcaCCCCATATCTCTCAtacctcatatctccctcactagctttaagcaccagctgtcagagcagctcacagatcactgcacctgtacatagcccatctgtaaatagcccatccaatctacctcatccccatactgtatttatttatttatcttgctcctctgcaccccagtatctctacttgcacattcatcttctgcacatctaccattccagtgtttaattgctatattgtaattacttcgccaccacggcctatttattgccttaacttacctcatttgcactcactgtatatatactttttgttttcttttgttctactgtattattgactgtatgttttgtttattccatgtgtaactctgtgttgttgtatgtgtcgaattgctatgctttatcttggccaggtcgcagttgcaaatgagaacttgttctcaactagcctacctggttaaataaaggtgaaataaaaaatcaaaaaatatatgttttgatttctaagacattttAAGGTaagtatcattcacaactaaagttgccaactAACTCTAAATGTAatgtataggacctgtttcaaatgaccacttttacgctcaacatagccacttcatatgcacactttctccggaatgggaaaaatatcctttctgttTCATTCAGCTAAGTtcagtcttttgcatgacaataaccagctgacaaaatgtaatgaccgccacagccctagtcatAACCAGTCTAACTGTGCTTTCCTTTCCTGCCACTAGGGGTCAGATGGAGAGCGATAAGGAGCAGAGAGAGCACGGCCGCAGGCAGAGAGACAAAGACCACAGAggaagagacgaggagaggaaacGACAGCGCCACCACTACGAGTTCGACAAGTCCATGCGGTGCAAGGAGGATACCAAGTGGGGTAAAGGCTACTGCCAGGACCGGGCAAAGAAAGATGGCCAATACCACAGCTCCTACTCCTACTGCCCCGACACGTGCGACAAGGTGGGAAAGGAGGTCAGAGAAGACATTGGCGGTAGCAGGAAGGACCGCGTCCGGAACAAGGTGAGCGACAAGGTGAGCAAGAGAGGTAGGTTGTAATTTTGTGGTTGATTTTTATTTAAAGAACAACGATAATATAAGTAGGTTACACCTTATTATTGTGTAATTATTCTTGTAAGTACAATG
This genomic window contains:
- the LOC106581644 gene encoding regulator of nonsense transcripts 3A isoform X2, encoding MSSEKDQMTGGREKSVVEIQCRDIPRGQDAVSVNSKQKEEKKEVFTKVVIRRLPPNLSKDQLEEQLSPLPSYDYFEFFPADQSLYPHLFSRVYINFRNPEDILLFRDRFDGYVFIDNKGQEYPAVVEFAPFQKVSKKKLKKKDSKAGSIEEDPEYRRFLDNYSCDEEKSMANPETLLGEIEAKTKKLIAKRTTPLLEYIKNKKLEKHRIREEKREERRRRELEKKRQREEEKRKRREEERRKRKEADKQKKLSEKEIKIKLLKKSDRDDDVDSDRLKDKGDSGDTERAKWDKPSGHMKSKETKDQGQMESDKEQREHGRRQRDKDHRGRDEERKRQRHHYEFDKSMRCKEDTKWGKGYCQDRAKKDGQYHSSYSYCPDTCDKVGKEVREDIGGSRKDRVRNKVSDKSVLAYQDRRTSQTEGPHQIGGALPNKDRPAMQLYQPGAHNRKRVSSAMKGYELPMSHLPEHAAADCCYKAVAMETGSEKSGDE
- the LOC106581644 gene encoding regulator of nonsense transcripts 3A isoform X5; amino-acid sequence: MRLEVVIRRLPPNLSKDQLEEQLSPLPSYDYFEFFPADQSLYPHLFSRVYINFRNPEDILLFRDRFDGYVFIDNKGQEYPAVVEFAPFQKVSKKKLKKKDSKAGSIEEDPEYRRFLDNYSCDEEKSMANPETLLGEIEAKTKKLIAKRTTPLLEYIKNKKLEKHRIREEKREERRRRELEKKRQREEEKRKRREEERRKRKEADKQKKLSEKEIKIKLLKKSDRDDDVDSDRLKDKGDSGDTERAKWDKPSGHMKSKETKDQGQMESDKEQREHGRRQRDKDHRGRDEERKRQRHHYEFDKSMRCKEDTKWGKGYCQDRAKKDGQYHSSYSYCPDTCDKVGKEVREDIGGSRKDRVRNKVSDKACVSQSVLAYQDRRTSQTEGPHQIGGALPNKDRPAMQLYQPGAHNRKRVSSAMKGYELPMSHLPEHAAADCCYKAVAMETGSEKSGDE
- the LOC106581644 gene encoding regulator of nonsense transcripts 3A isoform X1 encodes the protein MSSEKDQMTGGREKSVVEIQCRDIPRGQDAVSVNSKQKEEKKEVFTKVVIRRLPPNLSKDQLEEQLSPLPSYDYFEFFPADQSLYPHLFSRVYINFRNPEDILLFRDRFDGYVFIDNKGQEYPAVVEFAPFQKVSKKKLKKKDSKAGSIEEDPEYRRFLDNYSCDEEKSMANPETLLGEIEAKTKKLIAKRTTPLLEYIKNKKLEKHRIREEKREERRRRELEKKRQREEEKRKRREEERRKRKEADKQKKLSEKEIKIKLLKKSDRDDDVDSDRLKDKGDSGDTERAKWDKPSGHMKSKETKDQGQMESDKEQREHGRRQRDKDHRGRDEERKRQRHHYEFDKSMRCKEDTKWGKGYCQDRAKKDGQYHSSYSYCPDTCDKVGKEVREDIGGSRKDRVRNKVSDKACVSQSVLAYQDRRTSQTEGPHQIGGALPNKDRPAMQLYQPGAHNRKRVSSAMKGYELPMSHLPEHAAADCCYKAVAMETGSEKSGDE
- the LOC106581644 gene encoding regulator of nonsense transcripts 3A isoform X3 yields the protein MSSEKDQMTGGREKSVVEIQCRDIPRGQDAVSVNSKQKEEKKEVFTKVVIRRLPPNLSKDQLEEQLSPLPSYDYFEFFPADQSLYPHLFSRVYINFRNPEDILLFRDRFDGYVFIDNKGQEYPAVVEFAPFQKVSKKKLKKKDSKAGSIEEDPEYRRFLDNYSCDEEKSMANPETLLGEIEAKTKKLIAKRTTPLLEYIKNKKLEKHRIREEKREERRRRELEKKRQREEEKRKRREEERRKRKEADKQKKLSEKEIKIKLLKKSDRDDDVDSDRLKDKGDSGDTERAKWDKPSGHMKSKETKDQGQMESDKEQREHGRRQRDKDHRGRDEERKRQRHHYEFDKSMRCKEDTKWGKGYCQDRAKKDGQYHSSYSYCPDTCDKVGKEVREDIGGSRKDRVRNKSVLAYQDRRTSQTEGPHQIGGALPNKDRPAMQLYQPGAHNRKRVSSAMKGYELPMSHLPEHAAADCCYKAVAMETGSEKSGDE
- the LOC106581644 gene encoding regulator of nonsense transcripts 3A isoform X4; this encodes MSSEKDQMTGGREKSVVEIQCRDIPRGQDAVSVNSKQKEEKKEVFTKVVIRRLPPNLSKDQLEEQLSPLPSYDYFEFFPADQSLYPHLFSRVYINFRNPEDILLFRDRFDGYVFIDNKGQEYPAVVEFAPFQKVSKKKLKKKDSKAGSIEEDPEYRRFLDNYSCDEEKSMANPETLLGEIEAKTKKLIAKRTTPLLEYIKNKKLEKHRIREEKREERRRRELEKKRQREEEKRKRREEERRKRKEADKQKKLSEKEIKIKLLKKSDRDDDVDSDRLKDKGDSGDTERAKWDKPSGHMKSKETKDQGQMESDKEQREHGRRQRDKDHRGRDEERKRQRHHYEFDKSMRCKEDTKWGKGYCQDRAKKDGQYHSSYSYCPDTCDKVGKEVREDIGGSRKDRVRNKVSDKVSKRVCVSLSGQKDVPDRGATPDRRGSAKQGPACHAALPARCSQSQARELCDERL